Within Chloroflexia bacterium SDU3-3, the genomic segment TGGCGCAGGGCCTGGGCGGCCCGCCGCCGCGCGCGGATGCTGCGCCGCTCGGCCAGCAGCGCGGCGTAGACCTGCGGCTTCACCAGCCAGAAGCGCGGCCCCTGCATCAGCATGTAGCCCCAGGTGATCACCTCGGCGGCCAGCAGCGCGGGCAGCAGCCGCAGGTAGGCCCTGCGCCCCAGGTTTTTCAGCAGCATAATGTGGCGGTTGTGGTCGAGGTAGAAGGCCTTGCGCGGCGAGTAGCTCACGCGGTAGTCGTGCTCCACCACCGCGTCGGCGGCGTAGCGCACGCGGTAGCCAGCTAGCCTGGCCCGCCACGAGAGGTCGGTATCTTCCACGTACATAAAAAACTGCTCGTCGAAGCCGCCCAGCTGCGCGAACACGGCGCGGCGCACGCCGAAGGCCGCGCCCGAGACCGCATCCACCTCGGCGGATGCGCGGTAGAGCGCGGCCTGCTGGTTTGCGCCACGGCAGTAGGCCAGCCCGGCGATGTGCAGCGTGTTGCCGCACGCGTTCACCACGCTGGGCTGGCGCATGTGCACCACGCACGCGGTCGAGAGCGCGTCGGGGCCATCCCCGCGCAGCGGGGCCACCAGCGCGGCCAGCGCGCCGGGGCGCAGGTGCGTATCGGGGTTCAGGAACACCAGATACGCGCCCTGCGCCGCCGCTGCGCCCAGGTTGTTGCCACCCGCGTAGCCACGGTTGGTGGTGCGGATCACCTGGGCCAGCCCATACGATTCGGCCACCTCGGGGGTGCCGTCGGTCGAGCCGCAGTCCACTACGATTAGCTCGTCGTCGCGCCCCAGCTGGCCTAGGATGGACTCGATGCAGCGCCGGATGTAGGCTCGGCTGTTGTAGGTGACAACGATAACGGAGATATTCACAGCACCTTCCCTCTAGAGCGAAAGGTGTTTCTTGGCACCCTGCGACGGATCTTTTGGCACGATGGTGAAGTCGGCCTGCGCTTGGCTATCGGCCATGCGCTCAAGGATGCTCTGGCGGAAGCTGAGGAACATGCCACGGGTGGAGTGCAGGATAACCCCTGCGAACAAGAGCACGACGCCAATAACAGAAAGAAGAACCGTGACCATCCCGTAGCCCACCGCCAGCTCGTGGGTACGCTGGTAGATATCGATCGTGTACAGCCCCAGCAGAATGCCCAGCGCCAGCACTGCCATGCCCATCATGCCGAAGAACAGCAGCGGGCGGATCTGCCCCATCAGCTGCAGAATGCCGTTGATCACCTGCATGCCGTGCTGGAAGGGGTTGCGCTTGGCCTTCTCGGCGTAGATCACGCTGATCGGCACCTCGGCGATCCGCAGGCCGTGCTCGCCGGCCAGGAACTGCATCTCGGATTCGAGCGAGAAGCCGCCCTGGCTGAAGAACAGCCGGTCGAGCGCCTCGCCCGAGAAGGCCCGGAAGCCGCTCTGCGAGTCGCTGACAAACACGCCGGACGAGAGGTTTGTCACCATGGTCAGGCCGTGCTGGCCGATCTGGCGGTAGGCCGGGATGTCGCTCTTGGTCTCGCGGAACCGCGAGCCGATCACCACGTCGGCGTTGTCGTTTAGCACAGGGGCCAGCACGATCGGGATCTCCTCGGCCATGTGCTGGCCGTCGCCGTCCAGCATCACCACCGCCGTGGGCGTGCGCCCGCGCAGGTACTCGAAGCCGGTGTTGACTGCGGCGGCCTTGCCCTTGTTCTCGTGCTGGCGGATGACCGTCGCACCGGCCTGGTGCGCGATCTGGGCCGTCTGGTCCTTCGAGCCGTCGTCGACAACCACTACCTCGTCCACATACGCCCGCGCCGCCAGCACGATGCTGCCGATAAATCGCTGCTCGTTATAGGCCGGGATGAGCGCGACAATCGGACGGTGCGCGGTAGCCCCCACCCGTGAGATCGTCGAATTGCTTGGGGAAACCAGCTGAGCCATAACGTTCACCTTTGCTTTGCTGAATGCTAAACCTCCACGTCGGAGGGCCTGCCGGTGCCTGCCCTCCTCGCTATGCCGGAGCACATCGCTGCTCTGCGACTGCTGTTCGCTCACACGCCGTCGTATGTCGCCTCATACGGTCAAGCAACAAGGCCGCTTCCGCTGTGCGTGCAGCCGAGAAGGGCGCTGGTGCCCTTGTGATGCCCGTGCGTATCGCAAGGCATAGCAAATAAGCAGTAGGATTCTGCGTATCTGCAATAGAATAAAATAACGATGACGTGAGGCAGTATACACATTAACCTAATTTTAACCAATCACCCAATAGTACTAATTTTGAACTATTCACGATTCGCTTATCTACGACACATGCCCATTTTTGGCTATTGGGGTGCAGTTTTCTGATTCTCAACTGTGGTTTCAGGAAAATAAGGGCTGAAAAATACTTCTAACGGTGGATTTTTTAGCAAGAAACTATTGCTATTAAATAGTTACGCATATGTATCATATGCCCTATCGAAGGAGTTTGCCCTTGGATCAAGAGCTGCCCGCCATCTTCAGCCCGCGCCTCTCCCTGGTCTCGCTTTCGCCTGCCTGCCTGGCTGCCTGCCTCGAAGGCGATGCCGCAGAGGCCTCGCGCCTCCTTGGCGTGGCCATCCCGCCCGAGTTCCTAGCCGAGCGCTGGCTGCTCGAGCTGCGCCTGGGCGACCTGCGCGCCGACCCCAGCTGGCAGCCCTGGCTGCTGCGGGCGGTGGTGCTGCGCGCCACCGGCGAGATGATCGGCCACATCGGCTTCCACACCCCGCCCGCGCCCGACTATCTGGATGCGCTGGCCCCCGGCGGCATCGAGATGGGCTACACGATCTACCCGGCCCACCAGCGGCAGGGCTACGCCACCGAGGCGGCCAGCGCGCTGATGGCCTGGGCCGAGCAGCGCGGCCAGCGGCGCTTCGTGCTCTCGATCAGCCCCGGCAACGAGCCGTCGCAGCGCATCGCGCGCCGCCTGGGCTTCGCCAAGGTGGGCGAGCAGGTGGATGAGATCGATGGGGTGGAGGAGGTGCTGGTGCGCGATGTGGGCGGGGCGGCGCAGGGGTGACGCGCCGCCCCGCGCCGCGCTAGAAGACCGGGCGGCCCAGCCGCAGCGCCAGGTGCTGCAGCGCGATCAGGGTCTTGGCGTCGCGGATCTGGCCGCGCGCCACCATGGCTAGCGCCTCGGCCAGCGGCAGCCGCACCAGGGCGGTGTCCTCGCCCTCCTCGGCCAGGCCGCCATCCAGCGCCTCGCTGGTGTCGGCCTCGGCCACAAACAGCGTGATCTGCTCGGTGTCGGTGCCGGGGGTGCTGAACACGGTGGCGATCTTCTCGACCGCGCCGATCTGGCCCAGCCCGATCTCCTCGCCGGCCTCGCGCCGCGCGGTCTCCTCGGCGCTCTGGCCGCGCTCGGCGATGCCCGCCACGATCTCCAGCAGCCACGCAGCGCTGGCCCCCGGCCCCTGGCGCTCGGCCTCGGGTAGGGCCGCGTAGGCCGGGTAGCGGAACTGGCGCACCAGCGCCACCGCGTCGCGCTGGGGGTCGTACACCAGCACGCCCACCGCGTCGCCGTGGCTCACAGCCAGCCGCACGATCGGCTCGCTCATCTGGCCGTCGCTCCGGCGGAAGCGCAGCCGCGTGCGGCTCAGCCGCAGGAACGGCCCGCCGTACAGCTCGGCCTGCTCCTCGATCTCCACCAGCGTCGTATCTTCTGCCATGGTGCTCTGCTTTCTGCCGCGCCTAGCGGCCTTGTGTGCTTGGGCCGCGCGGCTCGCGCCGCATCTGGGCTATGGTCTCGCGCGCGATCTGCAGAAAGCGGCGCTGGGTGGGCGAGTGCCAGCGCGCGCGGTTCCACAGCATCTGCGCCTGGATGCTGATCTGCTCCTGCCAGGCCACCTGGGCCAGCTCGCCGCTGGCCAGCGCCGCCGCCACCACGCTCTGCGGCAGCAGCGCCACCCCCAGCCCGGCGATCGCGAAGCGCCGCAGCGCCTCGATGCTGCCCACCTCTAGCACGCGCCGCGCGGAGAGGCCCTGCTCGGCCAGGATGCGCTGGAACTCGTTGCGGTAGCTGCAGCCCACGTCGGGCAACAGCAGCGGCTCGGTCACTAGCTCGGCGGATGCGACCGCCGCCGCGAGCGGGTGCCCCGGCGCGGCCACCACCGCGACCGGCTCGCAGAACAGCGCCTCGGCCTGCAGCCCCGCCGCCTGAACCGCCACATCGAGCGTGAACACCACATCCACATCGCCCTCGTGGGCGGTGCGGCGCAGCGAGGCGCTGCCCCGACTGCCCTGGGCAAATGCCACCGTCGCGTGCGGGCACTCCTTCGCAAAGCGCCGCAGCACAGCGGGCAGGTAGTAGCTGGTGATGGTCTCGGGCGCGCTGATCGTCACCGTGCCCGCCAGGCTGTCGCCGCCGCCCACCACCAGCGGCGTCTCGTGCACCAGCGCCAGGATGCGCTCGGCGTGCTGGGTGAGCTGCTGCCCGGCATCGGTGAGGCGTATGTGGCTGCCCAGCCGATCGAACAGCGGCACGCCCAGCTCGGCCTCAAGCGCCTTGATCTGGGCCGTCACGTTCGAGGGCACATAGCTGAGCGCGGCGGCGGCGCGGCTGAAGCTGCCGGTCGCCACCACGGTCTGAAAGGTGATCAGATGCTGAAGATCCATCGCTCCCAACGCTGTCAAAAAAAGTGAACGCCGAGGTCAGTTCTGTTCAGTTGAATTGATCGTACCAGCCCCGTAGAATGAGCGCAAGGGTGCCGCGATGCTCCAGCACTATCCGCACGCCAGAAAGAGGGCTAGATGTCGAGCTTTTCGTCCCCGCACGCGCAGCAGCGCATCTTCGATCTTGAGCAGCCGCGCACCGCCGCCATGCCGATCCACCCGGCGCACCGCCCCGGCTACAGCTACCAGCTGCACCGCAGGCACCGCGACGTGTATGGCGCCGACGGCACGCGCAGCAGCGCCTCGGGCATGATCATGTGCATGGAACACACCGGCACGCATATCGACGCGCTATGCCACCAGGCCCACGACCTCACGCTCTACGGCGGCATCGCCGTGACGCCTCAGGTGGAGACCAGCGCGGGCTTCCGGGAGCACAGCGTCGACCAGATCGCGCCGATCGTCGCGCCGGGGGTGCTGCTCGATCTGCCCGCGCTGCTGGGGGTGGATGCGCTGCCGCAGTGCTACGCCATCAGCGCCGCCGAGCTGGCGGCCTGCTGCGAGCGGCAGGCGCTGTCCATCGCACCCGGCGATGTGGTGCTGGTCTACACCGGCAACGAGCTGGCATGGGGCGACGAGGCGCGCTACCTCGACGGGCCTGGGGTGGCGGGCGAGGCCTCGGTGTGGCTGGCCGACCAGGGGGTGCTTGCGGTGGGGGCCGACAACATGGCCTGGGATGTGCTGGGCTTGGTCGACCCCGCGCTGGGCTGCACGCTGCCGGGCCACCTGATCTTCCTGGCCCAGCGCGGGATCTACATCATCGAGAACATGCGGCTGCGCGAGCTGGCGGCGGCCCAGGCCTACCGCTTCACCTTCGTCTGCACGCCGCTCAAGTTCGTGGGGGCCACCGGCTCGCCGGTGCGGCCCATCGCCATCGTGCCCTAGCTAGTCGTACCACTCCTCGGTCAGGTGGCGGTCGTCGTTGTGGCGGATGAGCTGCCACTCCATCGCGCCGAAGCTGCGGTCGTGGCGCCAGTGGGTGATGGCGGTGTTGCGCACGTGGAACGAGTTGCGCGTGCGCTGGTGCGGCCCCTGGCCCAAGAAGAACATCGAGGCCACCTCGATCACGCCGCCGTGCGCCACGATCATCACCTTCTGGCCCTGGTGCGCCGCCACCAGCCGCTCCAGCACCGTCGAGACCCGCAGCTGAAACCCGCCCCAGCTCTCGCCGCCCGGCGCGATCGGCGTGAACAGGTCATCCAGCATGCGCTCCAGCTGCGGGCTGACCTTCAGCGCCTCGTCGATATGCATGCCGTCGACAGCAGGCCCTGGCCGGATCTCCTGCAGGTCGTCGTCGAAGATGATCGGCAGGCCTGTGGTGGCGGAAACCGCCTCGGCGGTCTGCTGGGCGCGGCGCAGCGTGCTGGCGTACAGCACGTGGGCGCGCATGGGGTTGCCCTGCAGCCGCGTGGCCAGGGCCTGGGCCTGGGCCAGCCCGCGCTCGGTCAGGCCCTTGTCGCCCTTCTCGCCGCCCATGGTGCCGTCGACATTCGAGAAGGCCTCGCCGTGGCGGATAAGGTAGATATCAGTTGCCATTGGTCTCGCTCCGCCGCAGCAGCCATGTGAACAGCAGGTGCCACGCGC encodes:
- a CDS encoding glycosyltransferase family 2 protein, yielding MAQLVSPSNSTISRVGATAHRPIVALIPAYNEQRFIGSIVLAARAYVDEVVVVDDGSKDQTAQIAHQAGATVIRQHENKGKAAAVNTGFEYLRGRTPTAVVMLDGDGQHMAEEIPIVLAPVLNDNADVVIGSRFRETKSDIPAYRQIGQHGLTMVTNLSSGVFVSDSQSGFRAFSGEALDRLFFSQGGFSLESEMQFLAGEHGLRIAEVPISVIYAEKAKRNPFQHGMQVINGILQLMGQIRPLLFFGMMGMAVLALGILLGLYTIDIYQRTHELAVGYGMVTVLLSVIGVVLLFAGVILHSTRGMFLSFRQSILERMADSQAQADFTIVPKDPSQGAKKHLSL
- a CDS encoding GNAT family N-acetyltransferase, with the translated sequence MYHMPYRRSLPLDQELPAIFSPRLSLVSLSPACLAACLEGDAAEASRLLGVAIPPEFLAERWLLELRLGDLRADPSWQPWLLRAVVLRATGEMIGHIGFHTPPAPDYLDALAPGGIEMGYTIYPAHQRQGYATEAASALMAWAEQRGQRRFVLSISPGNEPSQRIARRLGFAKVGEQVDEIDGVEEVLVRDVGGAAQG
- a CDS encoding glycosyltransferase family 2 protein yields the protein MNISVIVVTYNSRAYIRRCIESILGQLGRDDELIVVDCGSTDGTPEVAESYGLAQVIRTTNRGYAGGNNLGAAAAQGAYLVFLNPDTHLRPGALAALVAPLRGDGPDALSTACVVHMRQPSVVNACGNTLHIAGLAYCRGANQQAALYRASAEVDAVSGAAFGVRRAVFAQLGGFDEQFFMYVEDTDLSWRARLAGYRVRYAADAVVEHDYRVSYSPRKAFYLDHNRHIMLLKNLGRRAYLRLLPALLAAEVITWGYMLMQGPRFWLVKPQVYAALLAERRSIRARRRAAQALRQAPDHAVMAGFAVHLDFQQLAGAAISRAAAAVFDPFFSAARRMAIGGGR
- a CDS encoding histidine phosphatase family protein yields the protein MATDIYLIRHGEAFSNVDGTMGGEKGDKGLTERGLAQAQALATRLQGNPMRAHVLYASTLRRAQQTAEAVSATTGLPIIFDDDLQEIRPGPAVDGMHIDEALKVSPQLERMLDDLFTPIAPGGESWGGFQLRVSTVLERLVAAHQGQKVMIVAHGGVIEVASMFFLGQGPHQRTRNSFHVRNTAITHWRHDRSFGAMEWQLIRHNDDRHLTEEWYD
- a CDS encoding LysR family transcriptional regulator produces the protein MDLQHLITFQTVVATGSFSRAAAALSYVPSNVTAQIKALEAELGVPLFDRLGSHIRLTDAGQQLTQHAERILALVHETPLVVGGGDSLAGTVTISAPETITSYYLPAVLRRFAKECPHATVAFAQGSRGSASLRRTAHEGDVDVVFTLDVAVQAAGLQAEALFCEPVAVVAAPGHPLAAAVASAELVTEPLLLPDVGCSYRNEFQRILAEQGLSARRVLEVGSIEALRRFAIAGLGVALLPQSVVAAALASGELAQVAWQEQISIQAQMLWNRARWHSPTQRRFLQIARETIAQMRREPRGPSTQGR
- a CDS encoding NUDIX domain-containing protein, with amino-acid sequence MAEDTTLVEIEEQAELYGGPFLRLSRTRLRFRRSDGQMSEPIVRLAVSHGDAVGVLVYDPQRDAVALVRQFRYPAYAALPEAERQGPGASAAWLLEIVAGIAERGQSAEETARREAGEEIGLGQIGAVEKIATVFSTPGTDTEQITLFVAEADTSEALDGGLAEEGEDTALVRLPLAEALAMVARGQIRDAKTLIALQHLALRLGRPVF
- a CDS encoding cyclase family protein, which gives rise to MSSFSSPHAQQRIFDLEQPRTAAMPIHPAHRPGYSYQLHRRHRDVYGADGTRSSASGMIMCMEHTGTHIDALCHQAHDLTLYGGIAVTPQVETSAGFREHSVDQIAPIVAPGVLLDLPALLGVDALPQCYAISAAELAACCERQALSIAPGDVVLVYTGNELAWGDEARYLDGPGVAGEASVWLADQGVLAVGADNMAWDVLGLVDPALGCTLPGHLIFLAQRGIYIIENMRLRELAAAQAYRFTFVCTPLKFVGATGSPVRPIAIVP